In the bacterium genome, AAGGTCATCTCCAAGGCGCTGCCGCAAACGCGCGCGAAGGATTTTCTGAAGCGCCTCTATTACGTCGAGCGCCTGGAGGACCTGAAAAAATACGACGCGCGCACGATCTTCAACCTCATCCACAAGGAACACCCGCAGGTGATCGCGTTCATCTGCTCGCACCTGACGACCGGCCAGACGACGGAAATCATCAGCCGCCTGCCCGAGCAGATGCAATACGAGGTCATCGTGCGCGTCGCGCGCATGGACCAGGTGATCCCCGGAACGATGGAAGAGGTCGTCGATTCGCTCATCAAGGATATCTCGACCTACCGCGTCGGCACCTCCGAGAACACCGGCGGCGTGAAGCCCGCGGCCGAGATCATCAACACGATGAAAAAGAGCGAAGCCAACGAGATCATGCGCAAGATCGAGGAAGAGGATCCCGAGCTCGCCGAGGGCATCGGCCAGCACATGTTCGTCTTCGAGGACATGCTGCACGTGGACGACAAGGGCATCCAGACCATTCTGAAGGAGGTCGCCAACGACGACCTCGTCATCTCGCTGAAGGTCGCCAGCGAGGACGTGAAGGCGAAGATCTTCAAGAACATCAGCTCGCGCGCCGCGCAGATGATCCAGGAAGACATCGACGCGCGCGGCCCCATGCGCCTGTCCGACG is a window encoding:
- the fliG gene encoding flagellar motor switch protein FliG, translating into MSLHADNFGHDLSGPQKAAALLMFLGEEVSAEVMKNLDDEEIHQVVKTIAAMGDVTPELMDKVLTEFNHRVIAEGYMSEVGKDFVEKVISKALPQTRAKDFLKRLYYVERLEDLKKYDARTIFNLIHKEHPQVIAFICSHLTTGQTTEIISRLPEQMQYEVIVRVARMDQVIPGTMEEVVDSLIKDISTYRVGTSENTGGVKPAAEIINTMKKSEANEIMRKIEEEDPELAEGIGQHMFVFEDMLHVDDKGIQTILKEVANDDLVISLKVASEDVKAKIFKNISSRAAQMIQEDIDARGPMRLSDVEKAQNVIIRVARKLEQEGRIVVSGRGGDDVFV